Proteins encoded in a region of the Ignavibacteriales bacterium genome:
- a CDS encoding DEAD/DEAH box helicase family protein → MKFTTIQQLHIDLNNTKENSLTYEDFKDKKLVLIADEAHHLVAGTKSGNMFGSWEDTVKKIHDSNFENILLEFTATIDTDTAELIKHYQDKVIFKYDLAEFRKDKYSKEINLIRSLYDEQERIIQALILNLYRQELATSLNINLKPVILFKAKKTIKESEQNKENFHKLIDNFSVAMVDKIQKTSTVPIVQKAFRFFESKGISVNEIVKRIQANFRFENCLSANNDAEAEQNQILLNTLEDENNPIRAVFAVQKLNEGWDVLNLFDIVRLYEGRDGRENKPGKTTLSEAQLIGRGARYYPFALEEGQDKFTRKFDDDIANDLKTLEELYYHTKEDSRYISELKKALVDSGIYEDDENLVTKQLTLKLEFKKEDFYREGLVFFNKKIPKSYDNIKIIC, encoded by the coding sequence TTGAAGTTTACAACGATTCAACAGCTTCATATCGACCTGAACAACACAAAAGAAAACAGCTTAACTTATGAAGACTTTAAGGACAAGAAATTGGTTTTGATTGCTGATGAAGCTCACCACTTGGTAGCAGGTACAAAATCGGGCAATATGTTTGGAAGTTGGGAAGACACCGTAAAGAAAATTCACGATTCAAATTTTGAAAATATCTTATTGGAGTTTACGGCAACGATTGACACCGATACTGCGGAATTAATAAAACACTACCAAGATAAGGTAATTTTCAAATACGACCTTGCAGAGTTTCGGAAAGATAAATATTCCAAAGAAATCAACCTTATCCGTTCTTTGTATGACGAGCAAGAGAGAATCATTCAGGCTTTGATTTTAAACTTGTATCGGCAGGAATTGGCTACTTCACTCAATATCAATTTGAAGCCTGTAATTCTATTTAAAGCCAAAAAGACAATTAAAGAATCGGAGCAAAACAAAGAGAACTTTCACAAACTGATTGATAATTTTTCTGTGGCGATGGTGGATAAAATTCAAAAGACTTCTACCGTTCCTATTGTTCAAAAGGCTTTCCGATTTTTTGAATCCAAAGGCATTTCAGTCAATGAAATTGTAAAACGCATTCAAGCCAATTTCAGATTTGAAAATTGCCTGAGCGCCAACAATGACGCAGAAGCCGAACAAAACCAAATATTGCTCAATACATTAGAAGATGAAAACAATCCCATTCGTGCTGTTTTTGCCGTTCAGAAACTGAATGAAGGTTGGGACGTTTTAAATTTGTTTGACATCGTTCGACTTTACGAAGGTAGAGACGGAAGAGAAAACAAACCAGGCAAAACAACTCTTTCAGAAGCGCAGCTTATCGGCAGAGGCGCAAGATATTATCCATTTGCTTTAGAGGAAGGACAAGACAAGTTTACTCGAAAATTTGATGATGATATCGCCAACGACTTAAAGACACTAGAAGAATTGTATTACCACACAAAAGAAGATAGTCGCTACATATCAGAATTGAAAAAAGCTCTTGTGGATTCGGGTATTTATGAAGATGACGAAAACCTCGTTACTAAACAACTTACTTTAAAGTTAGAATTTAAAAAAGAAGATTTTTACCGCGAGGGACTCGTTTTCTTCAATAAGAAAATTCCCAAGAGCTATGACAACATAAAAATCATTTGCTGA
- a CDS encoding DEAD/DEAH box helicase family protein, with protein MATGSGKTLIMAGLMLHLYQKGYRNFLFFVNSNNIIQKTKDNFLNPQASKYLFNDKIVIDGKKR; from the coding sequence ATGGCAACAGGAAGCGGAAAGACTTTAATAATGGCAGGTTTGATGTTGCACCTTTACCAAAAAGGTTATCGCAACTTTTTGTTTTTTGTCAACAGCAACAATATCATTCAGAAAACCAAAGACAATTTTCTGAATCCGCAGGCTTCAAAATATTTGTTCAACGACAAAATTGTGATTGACGGAAAGAAGCGCTAA
- a CDS encoding T9SS type A sorting domain-containing protein: MKKISLLVIMIFVVFNLLSNKMVAQSGWFWQNPLPQGQTLNDVQLIDENTAIAVGEAGTIIKTTDGGTSWVSLTGAGSDRLNSDYFIDSNTGWIVGNNGKIFKTTNGGTNWSTQISGVTDPLYSVYFINSSTGWISGEDNTILKTTNGGTNWIFLQGVFPKSVESIYFTDENNGCAAGIDYNGSNYFGVIIKTTDGGTNWTNQWNGNWLLSIHFTDSNNGWAAGAGIILKTTDGGVNWSPQITGTSYQLYSIHFSDYNFGWASGYDGSTSSGIILNTLDGGINWNPTTVGADTVLYSVQFADLNNGWAVGDNGAILHTTNGGVSFVEEERIDEVPTEFLLSQNYPNPFNPSTKISWQSPVGSWQTLKVYDILGNEVVTLVNEYKQAGKYNVQFTVNNVQLSSGIYFYQLKAGSFSQTRKMILIK, from the coding sequence ATGAAAAAGATTTCATTATTAGTCATCATGATATTTGTTGTCTTTAATCTGCTCTCAAATAAAATGGTGGCACAGAGCGGATGGTTCTGGCAAAACCCGCTTCCGCAAGGTCAGACACTGAATGATGTGCAACTGATTGATGAAAACACAGCCATTGCTGTTGGTGAGGCAGGAACTATTATTAAAACAACTGATGGTGGAACAAGCTGGGTTTCGCTGACTGGTGCAGGGAGTGATAGATTGAATTCAGATTATTTCATCGATTCAAATACAGGATGGATAGTTGGCAACAATGGGAAAATTTTCAAAACAACTAATGGAGGAACAAACTGGTCAACACAAATAAGCGGGGTAACCGATCCACTTTATTCAGTTTACTTTATCAATTCCAGTACAGGATGGATTTCAGGTGAAGATAATACAATTTTAAAAACTACAAATGGCGGAACCAACTGGATATTTCTACAAGGAGTTTTTCCTAAAAGTGTTGAATCAATTTATTTTACAGATGAAAATAATGGGTGTGCAGCTGGTATTGATTACAATGGTAGTAATTACTTTGGAGTAATTATTAAGACCACAGATGGAGGAACAAATTGGACAAATCAATGGAACGGGAATTGGTTGTTATCAATTCATTTTACCGATTCAAATAACGGCTGGGCTGCTGGAGCTGGAATAATTCTTAAAACGACTGATGGAGGTGTTAACTGGTCTCCACAAATTACAGGGACAAGCTACCAATTGTACTCGATTCATTTTTCAGATTATAATTTCGGCTGGGCTTCTGGTTATGATGGAAGTACCTCTTCGGGAATAATATTAAATACCTTGGATGGGGGAATAAATTGGAATCCTACTACAGTTGGAGCAGACACCGTTTTATATTCAGTTCAGTTTGCTGATTTAAATAACGGCTGGGCTGTTGGTGATAATGGAGCAATTCTTCACACAACAAATGGAGGTGTTTCATTTGTTGAAGAAGAACGTATTGATGAAGTGCCGACAGAATTTTTACTCTCACAGAACTACCCCAACCCGTTTAATCCAAGCACTAAAATCAGTTGGCAGTCGCCAGTTGGCAGTTGGCAAACTTTGAAAGTATATGATATTCTTGGGAATGAAGTTGTCACATTAGTGAATGAATATAAACAGGCAGGCAAATACAATGTACAATTTACAGTTAACAATGTACAATTAAGCTCGGGAATTTATTTTTATCAATTGAAGGCTGGTAGTTTTAGTCAAACGAGGAAAATGATCTTAATCAAATAA
- a CDS encoding T9SS type A sorting domain-containing protein — protein sequence MTTLISPLQGQLSVFAFDNGYEIVPVELTSFTISVSNENITLNWTTSTETNNRGFEVEKLFGSDWTVIDFVEGSGTTTEPKSYSFRDENLEAGIYKYRLKQIDFDGTFEYSDIVEAEVTIPVEYYLSQNYPNPFNPSTSIKYAISSRQLVSLKVYDVLGKEVTTLVNEEKPAGSYEVKFDASKLSSGIYFYKLQSGSFVETRNMILMK from the coding sequence ATGACAACCTTGATATCACCTCTCCAGGGTCAACTCTCAGTATTTGCATTTGACAACGGCTACGAAATAGTTCCTGTTGAATTAACTTCTTTTACAATTAGTGTGAGTAATGAAAATATTACCTTAAACTGGACAACTTCTACGGAAACAAATAATCGTGGATTTGAGGTTGAAAAATTATTTGGTAGTGACTGGACTGTAATTGATTTCGTAGAAGGAAGCGGGACAACAACAGAACCAAAATCTTACTCATTCAGAGATGAAAATCTTGAAGCAGGAATTTATAAATACCGGTTAAAACAAATTGACTTTGATGGAACTTTTGAATATTCAGATATTGTGGAAGCGGAAGTCACAATACCTGTTGAATATTATTTAAGCCAAAACTATCCTAATCCATTTAATCCAAGCACAAGTATAAAGTATGCAATAAGCAGTAGGCAACTTGTTTCGCTTAAAGTTTATGATGTTCTTGGAAAGGAAGTTACAACATTAGTGAACGAAGAAAAACCTGCAGGAAGTTATGAAGTTAAGTTTGATGCTTCAAAGTTATCATCAGGAATTTATTTCTACAAACTACAATCGGGTTCATTTGTTGAAACAAGGAATATGATTCTAATGAAATAA
- a CDS encoding VCBS repeat-containing protein: MKIFSLVLFSILFTYSSFSQEIWDTVDTGINQDLNDLYFINDSTGFAVGDSGIIIATENYGVEWNLVEGNTQSNLNSIYFINENLGWIAGDHRTVLKTTDSGTSWSPLDFSNRFDAEEIIDGFIDDTYSIRLYDFDSDGDDDLLSFSKYGNRITWYNNLGNGIFSDQIIITESIQIPNTAAANDVDGDGDLDIYVASFSPAKIYLIENLGDMNFAEPVLIPSFLSGIEPIFPADVDGDGLSDIIVGSDYPSRLSWFKYLGNSQFSDEILISNSINTPRTIFATDFDLDGDEDLICGAYFSNKIFYYENIGSGVFSPATIITSGSVGVWHVFVTDFNNDGLPDITSAAQGDNDISWYKNLGDGVFTDEIIIDGYFVGPRYITAADMDNDNDNDIISTSYSLDYIVWYENLGSDLFSTKKMISTTTELPLVIQVSDREEDGDLDLITKSSDPLKIAWFNNNNESTDYSFKSIFFIDEQTG; encoded by the coding sequence ATGAAAATTTTTAGTCTGGTATTATTTTCAATTTTGTTCACGTATTCAAGCTTCTCTCAAGAAATTTGGGATACAGTGGATACCGGTATCAACCAAGATTTAAATGATCTATATTTTATTAACGACAGCACTGGTTTTGCAGTCGGAGATTCAGGAATAATTATAGCAACCGAAAATTACGGCGTTGAATGGAATTTGGTTGAAGGAAATACGCAATCCAATCTAAACTCAATTTATTTTATTAATGAAAATTTAGGATGGATTGCAGGTGACCATCGAACTGTTCTGAAAACAACTGATTCTGGTACGAGTTGGAGTCCACTAGATTTTTCAAACAGGTTCGACGCGGAGGAAATAATTGATGGATTTATTGATGATACTTATTCAATTAGACTTTATGATTTTGATTCTGATGGAGATGATGACTTGCTGTCTTTTTCAAAATATGGAAATAGGATTACTTGGTATAATAACCTTGGCAATGGTATTTTCTCTGATCAAATAATTATTACTGAATCAATTCAAATTCCTAATACTGCTGCTGCAAATGATGTTGATGGGGACGGTGATTTAGACATATATGTAGCTTCTTTCAGTCCGGCTAAAATATATTTAATCGAAAACCTCGGGGATATGAATTTTGCTGAACCCGTATTGATTCCTTCCTTTCTTAGTGGTATTGAACCAATTTTTCCTGCCGACGTTGATGGTGATGGGTTGTCTGATATTATTGTTGGTTCTGATTACCCAAGCAGGTTATCCTGGTTTAAATATCTTGGTAACTCCCAGTTTAGTGATGAAATTCTAATCTCAAATTCTATTAATACTCCTAGAACAATTTTTGCCACTGATTTTGATTTAGACGGTGATGAAGATCTAATATGCGGAGCCTACTTCAGCAATAAAATTTTTTATTATGAAAATATTGGTAGTGGTGTGTTTAGCCCTGCTACCATCATCACTTCAGGTTCCGTTGGCGTTTGGCATGTGTTTGTCACCGATTTTAATAATGACGGACTACCTGACATAACTTCTGCTGCACAGGGGGATAATGATATTTCGTGGTATAAAAATCTTGGGGATGGTGTGTTTACCGATGAAATAATAATAGATGGTTACTTTGTTGGTCCGCGATACATAACAGCGGCAGATATGGATAATGATAACGATAACGATATCATATCCACTTCTTACTCTTTGGATTACATTGTTTGGTATGAAAACCTGGGCTCTGATTTGTTTAGCACTAAAAAAATGATCTCAACTACTACTGAACTTCCATTAGTTATCCAAGTCTCTGACCGGGAAGAAGATGGAGACCTTGATTTGATTACGAAATCTTCCGATCCACTAAAAATTGCTTGGTTCAATAATAATAATGAGAGTACTGATTACTCATTTAAATCTATTTTTTTTATTGATGAGCAAACTGGATGA
- a CDS encoding HAMP domain-containing histidine kinase, with the protein MYVADEITSHFDTPTRSTFSEIEKEKIFVNKFTIVKNLLEALPNAAVLLDSNRQIVAYNQAAKNILSPDENDRIEGRRVGEAVNCIHAVEMPAGCGTSKFCEECGAGKCNKSTRETLQSCSDECRITTKKNNIESPLDLRVHTSIIELDEKRFTFFTIEDIQDEKRRKVLERIFFHDVLNTATAVMGISEIINASESLDEVKEFKTMMYNSSEQLVKEILTQRDLVNAEQGTLPVNKELKSTNELLSLAFNIYKDHKLSAGKHYVCNFAKDDFLINTDTVLLTRCIGNLIKNALEATGANGNVVVYSTRENDKVQFNVKNDSVIPDNYQLQIFQRSFSTKAAAGRGIGTYSVKLLAEQYLKGRVSFISNDKTGTIFTIELPLD; encoded by the coding sequence ATGTACGTTGCAGATGAAATCACTTCCCACTTTGATACCCCAACCCGTTCAACTTTTTCTGAGATAGAGAAAGAAAAAATATTTGTTAATAAATTTACGATCGTAAAGAACCTGCTGGAAGCACTTCCTAATGCTGCAGTTTTACTTGATAGCAACAGGCAGATAGTCGCTTACAACCAGGCAGCTAAAAACATTTTGAGTCCTGATGAAAATGACAGGATTGAAGGGAGGAGAGTCGGTGAGGCTGTAAATTGTATACATGCAGTCGAGATGCCTGCCGGATGCGGTACATCTAAATTTTGTGAGGAGTGCGGCGCCGGTAAATGTAATAAATCCACACGCGAAACTTTGCAGAGCTGTTCCGACGAATGCCGGATAACCACTAAAAAAAATAACATTGAAAGTCCACTTGATCTACGGGTTCATACTTCGATAATTGAATTAGATGAAAAGCGATTTACTTTTTTTACAATTGAAGATATTCAGGATGAGAAAAGAAGGAAGGTACTTGAAAGAATATTTTTTCACGATGTTTTAAATACCGCAACCGCAGTAATGGGAATTTCAGAAATAATAAATGCCTCAGAATCTCTGGATGAGGTTAAAGAATTTAAAACGATGATGTATAATTCTTCCGAACAGCTTGTAAAAGAAATTCTGACGCAGCGTGATCTTGTAAATGCTGAACAAGGCACCCTCCCTGTAAATAAAGAATTAAAAAGCACTAATGAATTACTCAGCCTGGCATTTAATATTTATAAAGACCATAAACTGAGTGCGGGCAAACATTACGTCTGTAATTTTGCAAAAGATGATTTTCTTATAAATACAGATACTGTTCTCTTAACACGCTGCATCGGCAACCTGATTAAAAATGCTCTCGAAGCAACGGGTGCAAACGGAAATGTGGTTGTATATTCAACCAGGGAAAATGACAAAGTTCAATTCAATGTTAAGAATGACAGTGTGATTCCTGATAATTATCAACTGCAGATATTCCAGCGATCATTCAGTACAAAAGCCGCTGCCGGTCGTGGAATCGGAACCTACAGTGTAAAACTTTTAGCAGAGCAGTACTTAAAGGGCAGGGTATCATTTATATCAAATGATAAAACAGGAACGATATTTACTATTGAGCTGCCGCTTGATTGA
- a CDS encoding T9SS type A sorting domain-containing protein: MVYDVGTEIYVGSFADICADEVIIYGIYSGGGTLCDGPLPVELSSFNASIINNTIKLIWRTETEVNNFGFEVERKISDDWQKLGFVHGHGNSNSPSEYSYVDKNPIGGSKFQYRLKQIDNDGQFEYSDVVEVNLIPTKFALYQNYPNPFNPDTKISWQSPVGSWQTLKVYDVLGNEVATLVNEYKPAGIYNVEFTIDNLQLSSGVYFYQLKAGGFVSVKKMIMIK, translated from the coding sequence ATGGTCTACGATGTCGGAACAGAAATATATGTCGGATCATTTGCAGATATCTGTGCAGATGAGGTGATCATCTATGGTATTTATAGTGGAGGTGGGACACTTTGTGATGGACCGCTGCCTGTAGAACTATCCTCTTTTAATGCTTCGATTATTAATAATACGATTAAATTAATATGGAGAACCGAAACTGAAGTAAATAACTTTGGATTCGAGGTAGAGAGAAAAATATCAGATGATTGGCAGAAGTTAGGATTTGTACACGGACACGGAAACAGCAACTCCCCAAGCGAATATTCTTATGTAGATAAAAACCCAATCGGTGGGAGTAAATTTCAGTATAGATTAAAGCAAATTGATAATGATGGTCAATTTGAATATTCAGATGTAGTTGAAGTTAATTTAATACCGACTAAGTTCGCACTTTATCAGAATTACCCAAATCCATTTAACCCAGACACTAAAATCAGTTGGCAGTCGCCAGTAGGCAGTTGGCAAACTTTGAAAGTTTATGATGTTCTTGGAAATGAAGTCGCAACACTAGTTAATGAATACAAACCGGCAGGCATTTACAATGTAGAATTTACAATTGACAATTTACAATTAAGCTCAGGAGTTTATTTCTATCAATTAAAGGCGGGGGGATTTGTTTCAGTTAAGAAGATGATAATGATCAAGTGA
- a CDS encoding tail fiber domain-containing protein, with the protein MKTFTTFLLLLLFSLSAYPQDITNTLGSNGVFSIKDNTTTFFSLYQDDGRISLADLQGSTLGFIYKNSSLFLHNYSPIGTDGRNTFLGINAGNTNMNGTGGESSSNTAVGYFSMHSLTTGLTNTAVGDNTLLLNTAGTGNTAIGSSALSSCTECYSNTAVGYRSLNSNLGGGNNTSVGFHSMYSNLNGTENTAMGLGALFANTDGSSNVAIGIMTMENGSSVGYGNTAVGPYSMRNHNKGNNNSAFGLNSLSINNTGSQNTAIGSDALTNNTSGNENVAVGSSAGTTIETGNNNICIGSGADATSNSVSNEITLGNGFISALRCNITTITSLSDARDKKNINDLSLGLDFISRLKPRQFNWDKREWYKQNESDGSKMGNKLTAGFIAQELDEVQQYYNAEWLNLVYKSNPDKLEATPGNLLPIMVKAIQELKQENEKLKEELQSLKDLKEQMNGLSELISELNIKSTANSEIVNTDTK; encoded by the coding sequence ATGAAGACTTTTACAACTTTTTTATTACTTCTTCTTTTCTCTCTCTCAGCATACCCGCAGGACATTACAAATACTCTTGGTTCAAATGGGGTGTTCTCTATTAAGGATAACACTACTACATTTTTTTCATTATATCAAGATGATGGACGAATTTCACTTGCAGATTTGCAAGGGTCTACACTTGGATTCATTTACAAAAATTCAAGTCTTTTTTTACATAATTATTCCCCAATTGGTACAGATGGTCGTAACACTTTTCTTGGGATTAATGCTGGAAATACAAATATGAATGGAACAGGAGGAGAATCCAGCAGCAACACCGCAGTGGGATATTTTTCTATGCATTCACTAACCACAGGATTGACCAATACCGCTGTTGGAGACAACACTTTGCTCCTAAATACAGCTGGAACCGGAAATACAGCAATAGGTTCAAGTGCATTATCAAGTTGTACAGAATGTTACAGTAATACTGCGGTTGGCTATCGTTCACTAAATAGTAATCTCGGTGGTGGAAATAATACATCCGTAGGGTTTCATTCAATGTACTCTAATTTGAATGGTACTGAAAATACAGCAATGGGTTTGGGGGCTTTATTTGCAAACACAGATGGAAGCAGTAATGTAGCAATAGGCATCATGACTATGGAGAATGGTTCAAGTGTTGGTTATGGCAATACTGCTGTGGGACCTTATTCAATGCGAAACCATAATAAGGGAAACAATAATTCTGCATTTGGTTTAAATTCTTTGAGTATAAACAATACTGGTAGTCAAAACACAGCAATAGGAAGTGACGCATTAACTAATAATACTTCCGGTAATGAAAATGTTGCAGTTGGTAGTAGTGCGGGAACTACGATAGAAACCGGAAATAATAATATTTGTATTGGATCGGGTGCTGATGCAACAAGTAATTCTGTTTCAAATGAAATAACATTAGGTAATGGATTTATATCTGCACTGAGATGTAATATCACAACAATTACAAGTCTATCAGATGCAAGGGACAAAAAAAATATTAACGATCTATCTCTCGGTTTAGATTTCATTTCAAGACTTAAACCACGTCAGTTCAATTGGGACAAACGTGAATGGTATAAACAAAATGAGTCAGACGGAAGTAAGATGGGAAATAAATTAACAGCCGGATTTATTGCACAAGAACTTGATGAAGTTCAACAATATTATAACGCTGAGTGGTTGAACCTTGTTTATAAATCCAATCCAGACAAATTAGAAGCCACGCCAGGCAATTTACTACCTATCATGGTTAAAGCTATTCAGGAACTTAAACAAGAAAACGAGAAGCTTAAAGAAGAATTACAATCATTAAAAGATTTGAAAGAACAAATGAATGGTTTAAGTGAACTTATTTCCGAATTAAACATTAAAAGTACAGCCAATTCAGAAATTGTAAATACTGATACAAAGTAA
- a CDS encoding serine hydrolase: MKRFLQTLFFFLLVTQICFAQLIQTNEQSSTDKRFLTRFPNSTGDNNPYTCDVNKTEFYTKKSQQDNSQKLSELSVINIDSLFQTFMNTYHIPGLAACIIKDDKITWEGYYGYANIALQDSVKASTIFMLASISKTVTASALMQLWEQGRFQLDDSINAYLPFPIRNPHFAWAPITFRHLLTHSSSIRDGYYPYYWGSDPQITLEDYIIGNLTPGGSHYSPENFSDNYPPGAFVSYCNIGVSLCGYLVEVISGIPFDQYCRDSIFIPLGMTNTAWFLRDLDVSLIAHPYTWNGSSYHDYGHYGYASYPDGELRTTVRSLAKWLIANINFGKLGDIRVLDSTTVRLMRTVEFWPPDWSGAGLGLIWQTWAFPDGRWVWYHDGRDYGVSTTMNLDELHKTGVIILTNVNPINEIAFTSLQNTLFSIADTIAVSVGIEGEVNGLPVNWTLGQNYPNPFNPSTKISWQSPVSSWQTLKVYDVLGNDVATLVDEYKPTGMYNVQFTMNNLQLSSGVYFYQLKAGDYIETRKMVLIK; the protein is encoded by the coding sequence ATGAAACGATTTCTACAAACTTTGTTTTTCTTTTTGCTGGTAACACAAATTTGTTTTGCGCAGTTGATTCAAACAAATGAACAAAGCAGCACTGACAAAAGATTCCTTACTCGTTTCCCAAATTCAACCGGAGATAATAATCCGTACACTTGTGATGTAAACAAAACAGAGTTTTACACTAAGAAAAGTCAACAGGATAATTCTCAGAAATTAAGTGAATTATCTGTAATAAATATTGATTCCTTGTTTCAAACTTTCATGAATACCTACCATATTCCTGGGCTTGCAGCCTGTATTATTAAAGATGACAAGATTACATGGGAAGGTTATTATGGATATGCTAATATAGCACTACAAGACTCAGTTAAAGCGAGCACAATATTTATGCTAGCTTCGATTTCGAAAACTGTCACTGCGTCTGCTCTAATGCAACTCTGGGAACAAGGGCGATTTCAGCTTGATGACAGCATAAATGCATATCTTCCATTTCCAATCCGCAATCCCCATTTTGCGTGGGCTCCCATCACATTTCGGCATCTTTTAACTCACTCATCCTCAATAAGGGATGGTTACTACCCTTACTATTGGGGAAGCGACCCTCAAATTACCCTTGAGGATTACATAATAGGAAATCTTACTCCAGGAGGGTCCCACTATTCGCCTGAAAATTTTAGTGACAACTATCCACCGGGCGCTTTTGTGTCATACTGCAATATTGGTGTGTCACTTTGCGGGTATCTGGTTGAAGTGATATCAGGAATCCCATTTGATCAATACTGCCGGGACAGTATTTTTATTCCTTTGGGAATGACAAATACTGCGTGGTTCCTTAGGGACCTTGATGTATCGCTTATAGCGCACCCCTATACATGGAACGGAAGTTCTTACCATGACTACGGTCACTACGGATATGCGAGTTATCCAGACGGCGAGTTAAGAACTACGGTACGTTCATTGGCAAAGTGGCTAATAGCGAACATCAATTTTGGCAAGTTAGGTGATATTAGAGTTCTGGATAGCACCACTGTGAGATTGATGCGGACAGTTGAATTCTGGCCTCCGGATTGGAGTGGAGCGGGTCTTGGTCTGATTTGGCAGACCTGGGCCTTTCCAGATGGAAGGTGGGTTTGGTATCACGATGGTCGCGACTATGGTGTATCAACTACAATGAACCTTGACGAGTTACATAAAACCGGAGTAATAATCCTGACCAATGTAAACCCGATAAATGAAATTGCTTTCACATCGCTTCAGAATACTCTTTTTTCAATCGCCGATACAATTGCAGTAAGTGTAGGCATCGAGGGGGAGGTCAATGGATTACCGGTCAATTGGACTCTTGGTCAAAATTACCCAAATCCATTTAATCCAAGTACTAAGATCAGTTGGCAGTCGCCAGTTAGCAGTTGGCAAACTCTGAAGGTTTATGATGTTTTAGGGAATGATGTTGCTACGCTTGTGGATGAATACAAGCCGACGGGAATGTACAATGTACAATTTACAATGAACAATTTACAATTAAGCTCAGGAGTGTACTTCTATCAACTTAAAGCGGGAGATTATATTGAAACAAGAAAAATGGTTTTAATCAAATAA